In Penaeus chinensis breed Huanghai No. 1 chromosome 11, ASM1920278v2, whole genome shotgun sequence, a genomic segment contains:
- the LOC125030627 gene encoding tumor necrosis factor alpha-induced protein 8-like protein has product MGDTFRARDISLKAQKKLLSKMSNKSIAKNFIDDTHASILDNTYNLAKSYTGNKKEAEKLVKNIIKIVVKINILSRNDQFSPEDLKVANQLKNKFSTIVKTVISFFEVDYTFDRSFLIKNINDCRSLLKQLVGNHLTDKSLGRIDHVLDFFTDATFLEEMFRKSSPYRPSLKSIIDDMNKALDEGGI; this is encoded by the exons ATGGGTGACACGTTCAGGGCGCGAGACATCAGCCTGAAGGCGCAGAAGAAACTCCTCAGCAAAATGTCCAACAAGAGTATAGCCAAAAACTTCATCGACGACACCCACGCCTCCATCTTGGACAACACCTACAACCTCGCCAAAAGTTAT ACGGGCAacaagaaggaggcggagaaatTGGTGAAGAACATCATCAAAATTGTTGTGAAGATTAACATCCTCTCCAGGAATGACCAGTTTTCTCCTGAGGATCTCAAAGTTGCAAATCAG CTCAAGAACAAATTCTCAACCATAGTGAAAACCGTTATCAGCTTCTTTGAAGTGGACTACACTTTCGACCGATCCTTCTTGATAAAAAACATCAACGATTGCCGGAGTCTCCTCAAGCAGTTGGTTGGCAATCACTTGACGGACAAGAGTCTCGGTCGGATAGACCACGTCCTTGACTTTTTCACGGATGCAACCTTCTTGGAGGAGATGTTCAGAAAGTCGTCTCCTTATCGCCCATCGCTCAAAAGCATTATTGATGATATGAATAAAGCTCTTGACGAGGGTGGAATCTGa